The following proteins are co-located in the Enoplosus armatus isolate fEnoArm2 chromosome 10, fEnoArm2.hap1, whole genome shotgun sequence genome:
- the lman2 gene encoding LOW QUALITY PROTEIN: vesicular integral-membrane protein VIP36 (The sequence of the model RefSeq protein was modified relative to this genomic sequence to represent the inferred CDS: deleted 2 bases in 1 codon): MILEICKLKNTSPRFRKFGNKRRPSVVSFRRIIGKTSSIYGVSKNNFVVRVSLRSCLSKMGNFRAFLSTTLVFLSSCLVCCDITDGNAEHLKREHSLMKPYQGVGSSPSSQWDFWGSTLVTGSYVRLTPDERSKQGSIWNTVPCHLKDWEMHVQFKVHGSGKKNLHGDGIAIWYTKDRLHPGPVFGNQDQYLGLALFLDTFRNDLHGMDRSFPYISAMVNNGSVSYDHGKDGRSSELGGCSAEIRNREHDTYLAIRYSKGRLTVMVDVDDKNEWKECIDIGGVRLPTGYFFGASAATGDLSDNHDIISMKLYQLMVEHTPEEENLDWTKIEPSVSLLKSPKDNIDDPTGNFRGTPLTGWKVFLLLLCALLGIVVCAVVGAVVFQKRQERNKRFY; this comes from the exons ATGATTTTAGAAATATGCAAGTTAAAAAATACGTCCCCCCGGTTTAGGAAGTTTGGCAATAAACGTCGGCCTTCTGTGGTTTCTTTCCGGAGGATAATAGGGAAA ACCAGCTCGATTTATGGAGTTTCGAAGAACAATTTTGTTGTGAGAGTTTCTCTCCGAAGCTGTTTGAGCAAAATGGGGAACTTTAGAGCATTTCTGAGCACAACATTGGTCTTCCTGTCTTCGTGTCTGGTGTGCTGTGATATAACGGACGGAAACGCAGAACATCTGAAGAGAGAGCACTCGTTAATGAAACCTTACCAGG GTGTTGGCAGCAGCCCTTCCAGTCAGTGGGACTTCTGGGGAAGCACTTTGGTGACGGGCTCATATGTCCGACTCACTCCAGACGAGAGAAGCAAGCAGGGATCCATCTGGAACACTGTG CCGTGTCACCTGAAGGACTGGGAGATGCATGTGCAGTTTAAAGTTCATGGATCAGGAAAGAAGAATCTCCATGGCGACGGCATTGCTATCTGGTACACAAAGGACAGACTGCATCCAG GCCCTGTGTTTGGAAACCAAGATCAGTATCTTGGCCTGGCTCTTTTTTTGGATACCTTCCGCAATGACCTCCATGGAATGGAT CGTTCCTTCCCGTACATTTCGGCGATGGTGAACAACGGCTCAGTGAGTTACGACCACGGCAAAGATGGCCGATCATCGGAGCTGGGAGGCTGCTCGGCTGAGATCAGGAACAGAGAGCACGACACGTACCTCGCCATTCGTTACTCCAAAGGAAGACTCACT GTGATGGTTGATGTGGATGACAAGAATGAGTGGAAGGAGTGCATCGACATCGGAGGCGTTCGTCTTCCGACAGGATATTTCTTTGGTGCCTCAGCAGCTACGGGAGATCTGTCTG aTAACCATGACATCATCTCTATGAAGCTTTACCAGCTGATGGTAGAGCACACCCCCGAGGAGGAGAACCTGGACTGGACCAAGATCGAGCCTAGCGTCAGCCTCCTCAAGTCCCCTAAAG ACAACATTGACGATCCTACTGGAAACTTCCGAGGCACGCCCCTCACTGGCTGGAAGGTCTTCCTGCTCCTGCTGTGTGCTCTGCTGGGGATCGTAGTGTGCGCTGTGGTGGGAGCTGTAGTTTTCCagaagagacaggagaggaacaAGAGGTTTtactga